A single window of Oreochromis aureus strain Israel breed Guangdong linkage group 5, ZZ_aureus, whole genome shotgun sequence DNA harbors:
- the ninj1 gene encoding ninjurin-1 gives MATENFELTGDADKNGEAEVPRRGHERRLHRSLNMNHYANKKSAAESMLDVALLMANASQLKAVMQQGPSFTFYVPLIILISISLTLQILVGVLLIFIVKWNLNDQRNHYRLDILENVTTAFVFIIVVINVFITAFGVQQPSSSG, from the exons ATGGCTACTGAAAACTTCGAACTGACCGGCGATGCGGACAAAAACGGCGAGGCAGAG gtcCCGCGGCGGGGCCATGAGAGGCGGCTACACAGATCCCTGAATATGAACCACTATGCCAATAAGAAGAGTGCAGCAGAAAGCATGCTGGATGTAGCTCTGCTCATGGCTAATGCCTCCCAGCTGAAGGCAGTGATGCAGCAAGGACCAAGCTTCACCTTTTATGTGCCCCTCATTATTCTCATTAgcatctctctcactctgcaaATCCTAGTCGGAGTTTTGCTAATTTTCATAG TTAAGTGGAATCTAAACGATCAAAGAAATCACTACAGATTGGACATTTTGGAGAATGTGACCACAGCTTTCGTCTTTATCATAGTGGTTATCAACGTCTTCATTACAGCCTTCGGTGTCCAGCAGCCCAGCTCGAGCGGTTGA
- the card19 gene encoding caspase recruitment domain family, member 19: protein MGDSFCEQLTEDSTFLKHDPKLDTEVVDKLILQLNRIYPQILTDKEATKFRNLDVPTSVRLGELLTHLQGKGEEACREFYRALHLHVEEVYYSLPTRLHLRDSLDPLKLPQVIKQRHALNDRGPFFFMGCFTFVVGMAFFYYYSEAKVTGGSRALGMAALGLKRKAQEVLIWYTEESLTK from the exons ATGGGAG ACAGTTTTTGTGAGCAGCTCACAGAGGACAGCACCTTCCTCAAACATGACCCGAAACTGGACACAGAAGTCGTGGATAAACTCATCCTGCAGCTCAACAGAATCTACCCGCAGATCCTCACTGACAAGGAGGCAACCAAA TTCCGAAACTTGGATGTACCTACAAGTGTTCGACTGGGTGAGCTCTTGACACACCTACAAGGGAAAGGAGAGGAAGCATGCAGGGAATTTTACAGGGCTCTTCACTTGCATGTCGAGGAGGTCTACTACAGTTTGCCTACAAGGCTTCACCTCAGAG ATTCCTTGGATCCGCTCAAACTTCCACAGGTCATCAAACAGAGACATGCTTTGAATGACAGAG GTCCCTTCTTCTTTATGGGCTGTTTCACTTTTGTAGTGGGAATGGCTTTCTTCTATTACTACagtg AAGCTAAAGTGACAGGAGGAAGCCGGGCACTCGGGATGGCTGCTCTTGGACTGAAAAGAAAAGCTCAAGAAGTTCTTATATGGTACACTGAGGAAAGCCTCACAAAGTAA